Proteins encoded by one window of Azospirillum brasilense:
- a CDS encoding response regulator produces the protein MTAAGDDQDKLVMVIDDERTVLQALNLLLEMWGYRVVTAESEGEAVDRLSVAGETPHAILADYRLREGRTGVQAIDRIRAEAGAEVPGVIITGDTSTEGLRDARARGLTVLQKPVLPPHLQAVLTKVLRDHPAGTA, from the coding sequence GTGACTGCCGCGGGTGACGATCAGGACAAGCTCGTCATGGTGATCGACGACGAGCGGACGGTTCTGCAGGCCCTCAACCTCCTGCTGGAGATGTGGGGGTACCGGGTCGTCACCGCCGAAAGCGAGGGCGAGGCCGTCGACCGCCTGTCCGTCGCCGGGGAAACGCCGCACGCCATCCTGGCCGACTACCGCCTGCGCGAAGGTCGCACCGGCGTGCAGGCCATCGACCGCATCCGGGCGGAGGCCGGCGCCGAGGTGCCGGGCGTCATCATCACCGGCGACACCTCCACCGAAGGGCTGCGCGACGCCCGCGCCCGCGGGCTGACCGTCCTGCAGAAGCCGGTGCTGCCGCCCCACCTCCAGGCGGTGCTGACCAAGGTTCTGCGGGATCACCCCGCCGGTACGGCGTGA